From the genome of Methanothrix soehngenii GP6:
GCAATCTTGCTGATCCGGTCAAGTGACAGAGAGCGGAACGAAGCGAGATGGATTTGCGGAGGGGGATACAATTGAGAGGACAGATCAAGCTATTTACATTGCATATGAACCTGGAGAAATCTGATCAATCGAGGCTCTCCAGGATTAGAGACAGCAAGGGCATCAATCTCAAGCGGTATTGCTCCTCTGGGGAAGAATCAACCCTCCCAGCTTTCGAATTGATATCCTGATGGCAATACTACTGGAAGGATAAGCGGAGGAGAGCATGAGGATCCGGATTGAGATAGAAGATGGCGGATTCAAATCATCTCACGAATTTGAGTCGCAAAGCATAGATAAGGAGGCCTTAAGGGATAAGATCATAGGCTTTCTCTCAGCTTCCGGTATCTTCGATAGCAAAGATGAAAGGGGAGCAATAGCGACTGCACGTGATTACCGCAGCAGCGGCACTCTCATGGACCGCCTAGAGCACTTCATCAAATTCGAATTCTCCAATACCTGGTTTACATCTCAGGAGCTGAGGGAGCGGTATGAGACCGTAGCGGACGATATCAAGCTCAGCACAGTCTCTACTTATCTATCGCGAATGAACCGCGATGGTCTGCTGGAAAAAAGGGGAAACAGAAACAACAGGCAGTATAGACTGATTGAGATGATCGAGCCTGAATTGATACCAAGTCATAATTATCAGCGCCAAAACAGCTATGAGAAAAGAGGAGCAGAGGGTAGATAAAAAATATTGGCCGGAAGAGCATCAACCCTTTTCCACCGCCTCCGGGTTTCCACTGTAATTCCGGCCTTTCTGCTCTGAATCAATAAAGCTGGCTACTGGTCACATTGATGCTGTATTTAGCCAGATCGTTCTTTGGGTTTATCTCCAGCACTCTCTCGAAGGCCTGGAGTGCTTCCTGGAAACGGCCCTGCCCAGCAAGTGCCAGGGCCAGGGAGTATTGAGCGAATTCATTCTTTGGATCGAGGACGACGGCCCTCTGGAGGCTCTTTAGAGCCAGCTTAGCTTCTCCAGTCCTCTCCTGGGCCAGGCCCAGCTCCAGCCACAGAACGGGATCATCAGGAGATAGCCTGGTTGCATTCTCGAAGGCTTGCCTGGATTGGTTATGTCTGTCCATCAATCTGTACACCTGGCCCAGGTTGTACCAGATGTCCGCTGAGGATGAACTGATCCCAGCTGCTTTTTGCAGGCTTTCTCTTGCCTCATCGTATCTTCCCAAGGCAGCAAAAATGCTCCCCCGATTAGACCAGGCGGCGGAGTCCTCCGGATTGAGGGAGACGATCTCATTAAAGCACTGCAGGGCTCCAGAGCTATTGCCTGTGGCTGCCAGAGCCAGCCCTTTTCCCATCAGGCTCTCGGTGTCACTTGGCTCTTGGCTGAGAGCACTTTCAAAGAGGGGAATGGATTGGCCGTACTCCCCCTGGGCGCAGAGGATGTTCCCCAGTCCTCTGTAGCCCCGGACGCTGGGCTCTTCTGCTATAGCGGCCTCATAGTAGCTGCGGGCTTCTTCAAGTCTTCCCTTTTGATGGAGAGCTTCTGCTAATCCCATGAGAGCGTCCGGATTTTGCGGCTCGATATCCAATGCTCTATTGAAGCTCTCTATAGCCGGATCTATATTCGTCTGCAATAGGAGAATCTCTCCTCTTCCTATCCAGGCGGCGGAGCTATTAGAATCGTGTCCAAGAAGCTCCTCATAAGACTGCAGGGCCTGGTCGAGGTCCCCGAGATCCAACTGCGCTTTTGCCATTCCCAGCAGCGCTCTTGCGTTCTTCGGGTCCTGTCCCAGAATTAGGCCATAATGCTCTGCTGCTTGAATTGATTCATTCCTCTCCAGAAGGTCGTCTGCAATCTTCTGCAGGGCAATGATGTTGTCGGGCTCCAGCTCCAGGATCCGGCGATAGCACTTATTTGCCTCCTTTTCTCTGCCCAGACTGCTAAGAGCCAGCCCTTTTCCGTAAAGGGCAGAGACGTTATCTTTCTTTAGCAGGAGGGCAGCGGAATAGCTCTCTAGAGCTGACGAAAAGTTCCCCCTGGCCAGGAGAAGATCGCCTTTGCCAAGAATCGTCTGGATATCATGGGGATTGATCTTCAGGGCCTGATCGAAGGCCTGGAGCGAGGAGCTGTAATCCTCAGTGGCATAGCGGACCATGCCCAGTCCCCGCCATGATTCGAAGTCCTCCGGGTTTTTCTCCAGTACCGTATAATAGTCCTCTTCTGCCCTATCGACCTGGCCGAGCTGGCGGTAGCATTCTGCTCTGCCCTTCAGGGCGAGAATGTCGCTCTTATTCTGTTCCAGCAGGAGGTT
Proteins encoded in this window:
- a CDS encoding tetratricopeptide repeat protein, which encodes MPMDKRSFWTGVLSICLLLTCALILFESAPTSATTGGTSIPNSDFYLREAMNYSQNGSYPLALERINLSLEIDDELAEAWLLKGRILFGLGYLQEAIRSLDQVLRIDQSLDEAWSLKGEIMMETGRYRMAQLCFDSALRLDPGNMTLYNRLAQSQLMLEDYDHALRSYKKALSLEANNTEILFNQGDLFLTLARYPEALNSFNLLLEQNKSDILALKGRAECYRQLGQVDRAEEDYYTVLEKNPEDFESWRGLGMVRYATEDYSSSLQAFDQALKINPHDIQTILGKGDLLLARGNFSSALESYSAALLLKKDNVSALYGKGLALSSLGREKEANKCYRRILELEPDNIIALQKIADDLLERNESIQAAEHYGLILGQDPKNARALLGMAKAQLDLGDLDQALQSYEELLGHDSNSSAAWIGRGEILLLQTNIDPAIESFNRALDIEPQNPDALMGLAEALHQKGRLEEARSYYEAAIAEEPSVRGYRGLGNILCAQGEYGQSIPLFESALSQEPSDTESLMGKGLALAATGNSSGALQCFNEIVSLNPEDSAAWSNRGSIFAALGRYDEARESLQKAAGISSSSADIWYNLGQVYRLMDRHNQSRQAFENATRLSPDDPVLWLELGLAQERTGEAKLALKSLQRAVVLDPKNEFAQYSLALALAGQGRFQEALQAFERVLEINPKNDLAKYSINVTSSQLY